A part of Catharus ustulatus isolate bCatUst1 chromosome 8, bCatUst1.pri.v2, whole genome shotgun sequence genomic DNA contains:
- the JAKMIP3 gene encoding janus kinase and microtubule-interacting protein 3 isoform X19, with translation MAKRGSSSRARGDKPDALAALQAANEELRAKLTDIQIELQQEKSKVSKLEREKNQEVKQIKEHEQHKSTVVVTELKVKLHEDKMKELQAVRETLLRQHEAELLRVIKIKDNEIQRLQTLLNAVRDGAPDKVKTVLLSEAKEEAKRGFEVEKVKMQQEISELKGAKKQVEEALTMVIQADKMKAAEIRSVYHLHQEEITRIKRECEREIRRLQLDEKDARRFQLKIAELSGIIRKLEDRNALLSEERNELLKRLREAESQYKPILDKNKRLSRKNEELSHALRRMENKLKFVTQENIAMRQRTGAIRRPSSLNDLDHSQEEREVDFLRLQVIEQQNIIDELSKTLETAGYVKSVMERDKLLRFRKQRQKKMTRIPKKPVVETFYGYDEEASLESDGSSISYQTDRTDQTPCTPEDDLEEGMAKEETELRFRQLTMEYQALQRAYALLQEQVGGTLDAEREVKTREQLQAEIHRSQAQIEDLEKALAEQGQDMKWIEEKQALYRRNQELVEKIRQMEAEEARLKHDVQDAKDQNELLEFRILELEERERRSPAITFLHGPFTEGRSPLQVYCEAEGVTDIVVAELMKKLDILGDNANLTNEEQVVIIQARTVLTLAEKWLQQIEVTESALQQKMLDLENEKELFSKQKGYLDDELDFRKQSLDQAHKQILELEAMLYDALQQEAGAKISELLSEEEKEKLKSAVEQWKRQVMSELRERDAQILRERMELIQHAQQRIKELEERIEGQKRQIKELEEKFLFLFLFFSLAFILWS, from the exons ATGGCCAagaggggctccagcagccGTGCCAGGGGGGACAAGCCCGAcgccctggctgccctgcaggcTGCCAACGAGGAGCTCAGGGCCAAGCTCACCGACATCCAGATcgagctgcagcaggagaagagCAAG GTCAGCAAATTGGAAAGGGAGAAGAACCAGGAGGTGAAGCAGATCAAGGAGCACGAGCAGCACAAAAGCACAGTGGTGGTCACAGAGCTCAAAGTCAAACTCCACGAGGACAAAATGAAAGAGCTCCAAGCTGTTCGAGAAACACTTCTGAGGCAGCACGAGGCCGAGCTGCTCAGGGTCATAAAAATCAAGGACAATGAGATCCAGAGGCTGCAGACCCTGCTGAACGCCGTGCGGGACGGGGCCCCCGACAAGGTGAAGACGGTGCTGCTGAGCGAGGCCAAGGAGGAGGCCAAGAGGGGCTTCGAGGTGGAGAAGGTCAAAATGCAGCAGGAGATCTCCGAGCTGAAGGGGGCCAAGAAGCAGGTGGAGGAGGCTCTGACCATGGTGATCCAGGCTGACAAGATGAAGGCAGCCGAGATAAGGAGCGTGTACCACCTGCACCAGGAGGAGATCACCCGCATCAAGAGGGAGTGCGAGCGGGAGATCCGCAGGCTG CAGTTGGATGAAAAGGACGCCCGGCGCTTCCAGCTGAAAATCGCGGAGCTGAGCGGGATCATCCGCAAGCTGGAGGACAGGAACGCGCTGCTGTCGGAGGAGAGGAACGAGCtg CTGAAACGTCTCAGAGAAGCAGAGAGTCAGTACAAGCCCATTCTGGACAAAAACAAACGCCTCAGTAGGAAGAATGAGGAGCTGTCACACGCCTTACGTCggatggaaaataaattgaaatttgtGACGCAGGAAAATATCGCCATG AGGCAAAGAACTGGAGCTATAAGGAGACCGAGCTCCTTAAACGATCTTGACCACAGCCAGGAAGAAAGGGAAGTGGATTTCCTGAGACTGCAAGTCATTGAGCAGCAGAACATCATTGATGAGCTCTCCAAG ACCCTGGAGACTGCTGGCTATGTGAAGAGTGTCATG GAACGGGATAAGCTGCTGAGGTTCAGGAagcaaagacagaagaaaatgacaagAATTCCTAAg AAGCCCGTGGTGGAGACGTTCTATGGCTATGATGAGGAGGCTTCCCTGGAGTCCGACGGCTCCTCCATCTCCTACCAAACGGACCGGACGGACCAGACCCCCTGCACGCCCGAGGACGACCTGGAGGAG GGCATGGCCAAGGAGGAGACGGAGCTGCGGTTCCGGCAGCTGACCATGGAGTACCAGGCGCTGCAGAGAGCCTatgccctgctgcaggagcaggtcGGGGGCACCCTGGACGCTGAGAGGGAGGTCAAg ACCcgtgagcagctccaggcagaaaTTCACCGCTCCCAGGCTCAGATAGAGGATCTGGAGAAGGCtctggctgagcagggacag gaCATGAAGTGGATTGAGGAGAAGCAGGCCCTGTACAGGAGAAACCAGGAGCTGGTAGAAAAG ATCAGGCAGATGGAGGCTGAGGAGGCTCGGCTCAAACACGACGTGCAGGACGCCAAGGACCAGAACGAGCTGCTGGAGTTCAggatcctggagctggag gagagggagaggcGCTCCCCAGCCATCACCTTCCTGCACGGCCCCTTCACGGAGGGCAGGAGCCCGCTGCAGGTGTACTGCGAGGCCGAAGGTGTCACA gacATCGTAGTGGCAGAGCTGATGAAGAAGTTGGACATTTTAGGGGATAACGCC AACCTGACCAACGAGGAGCAGGTGGTGATCATCCAGGCCAGGACCGTGCTGACCCTGGCTGAGAAG TGGCTCCAGCAGATCGAGGTGACCGAGTCAGCGCTGCAGCAGAAGATGCTGGACCTGGAGAACGAGAAG gagctgttcAGCAAGCAGAAGGGATACCTGGACGATGAGCTGGACTTCAGGAAGCAGTCGCTGGACCAGGCTCACAAG CAAATTCTGGAATTAGAAGCCATGCTCTATGATGCCCTGCAGCAAGAAGCTGGAGCCAAAATTTCCGAACTTCTTtcagaagaggagaaggagaagctgaAGAGCGCGGTGGAGCAGTGGAAGCGGCAGGTGATGAGCGAGCTCCGCGAGAGGGACGCACAGATCCTGCGCGAGAGGATGGAGCTCATCCAGCACGCCCAGCAG AGAATTAAAGAGCTAGAAGAAAGAATTGAAGgccaaaaaagacaaataaaagagTTAGAGGAAAAG tttttatttttgtttttatttttttctttagctttcATTCTTTGGTCATAG
- the JAKMIP3 gene encoding janus kinase and microtubule-interacting protein 3 isoform X21, translating into MAKRGSSSRARGDKPDALAALQAANEELRAKLTDIQIELQQEKSKVSKLEREKNQEVKQIKEHEQHKSTVVVTELKVKLHEDKMKELQAVRETLLRQHEAELLRVIKIKDNEIQRLQTLLNAVRDGAPDKVKTVLLSEAKEEAKRGFEVEKVKMQQEISELKGAKKQVEEALTMVIQADKMKAAEIRSVYHLHQEEITRIKRECEREIRRLMEEIKFKDRAVFVLERELGVRAGHAQRLQLQKEALDEQLSQLKESDRHLSSPKRELPYASGAGDASDHSGSPEQQLDEKDARRFQLKIAELSGIIRKLEDRNALLSEERNELLKRLREAESQYKPILDKNKRLSRKNEELSHALRRMENKLKFVTQENIAMRQRTGAIRRPSSLNDLDHSQEEREVDFLRLQVIEQQNIIDELSKTLETAGYVKSVMERDKLLRFRKQRQKKMTRIPKKPVVETFYGYDEEASLESDGSSISYQTDRTDQTPCTPEDDLEEGMAKEETELRFRQLTMEYQALQRAYALLQEQVGGTLDAEREVKTREQLQAEIHRSQAQIEDLEKALAEQGQDMKWIEEKQALYRRNQELVEKIRQMEAEEARLKHDVQDAKDQNELLEFRILELEERERRSPAITFLHGPFTEGRSPLQVYCEAEGVTDIVVAELMKKLDILGDNAVSNLTNEEQVVIIQARTVLTLAEKWLQQIEVTESALQQKMLDLENEKELFSKQKGYLDDELDFRKQSLDQAHKKRRRRS; encoded by the exons ATGGCCAagaggggctccagcagccGTGCCAGGGGGGACAAGCCCGAcgccctggctgccctgcaggcTGCCAACGAGGAGCTCAGGGCCAAGCTCACCGACATCCAGATcgagctgcagcaggagaagagCAAG GTCAGCAAATTGGAAAGGGAGAAGAACCAGGAGGTGAAGCAGATCAAGGAGCACGAGCAGCACAAAAGCACAGTGGTGGTCACAGAGCTCAAAGTCAAACTCCACGAGGACAAAATGAAAGAGCTCCAAGCTGTTCGAGAAACACTTCTGAGGCAGCACGAGGCCGAGCTGCTCAGGGTCATAAAAATCAAGGACAATGAGATCCAGAGGCTGCAGACCCTGCTGAACGCCGTGCGGGACGGGGCCCCCGACAAGGTGAAGACGGTGCTGCTGAGCGAGGCCAAGGAGGAGGCCAAGAGGGGCTTCGAGGTGGAGAAGGTCAAAATGCAGCAGGAGATCTCCGAGCTGAAGGGGGCCAAGAAGCAGGTGGAGGAGGCTCTGACCATGGTGATCCAGGCTGACAAGATGAAGGCAGCCGAGATAAGGAGCGTGTACCACCTGCACCAGGAGGAGATCACCCGCATCAAGAGGGAGTGCGAGCGGGAGATCCGCAGGCTG ATGGAGGAGATTAAGTTTAAGGACAGAGCAGTCTTCGTGCTGGAGAGAGAGTTAGGGGTGCGAGCCGGGCATGCTCAGAGACTGCAGCTCCAAAAGGAGGCTTTAGATGAACAACTGTCCCAGCTCAAAGAGTCTGACCGGCATCTGAGCAGCCCCAAGCGGGAACTTCCTTATGCAAGTGGTGCAGGAGACGCTTCAGATCATTCGGGAAGCCCC GAACAGCAGTTGGATGAAAAGGACGCCCGGCGCTTCCAGCTGAAAATCGCGGAGCTGAGCGGGATCATCCGCAAGCTGGAGGACAGGAACGCGCTGCTGTCGGAGGAGAGGAACGAGCtg CTGAAACGTCTCAGAGAAGCAGAGAGTCAGTACAAGCCCATTCTGGACAAAAACAAACGCCTCAGTAGGAAGAATGAGGAGCTGTCACACGCCTTACGTCggatggaaaataaattgaaatttgtGACGCAGGAAAATATCGCCATG AGGCAAAGAACTGGAGCTATAAGGAGACCGAGCTCCTTAAACGATCTTGACCACAGCCAGGAAGAAAGGGAAGTGGATTTCCTGAGACTGCAAGTCATTGAGCAGCAGAACATCATTGATGAGCTCTCCAAG ACCCTGGAGACTGCTGGCTATGTGAAGAGTGTCATG GAACGGGATAAGCTGCTGAGGTTCAGGAagcaaagacagaagaaaatgacaagAATTCCTAAg AAGCCCGTGGTGGAGACGTTCTATGGCTATGATGAGGAGGCTTCCCTGGAGTCCGACGGCTCCTCCATCTCCTACCAAACGGACCGGACGGACCAGACCCCCTGCACGCCCGAGGACGACCTGGAGGAG GGCATGGCCAAGGAGGAGACGGAGCTGCGGTTCCGGCAGCTGACCATGGAGTACCAGGCGCTGCAGAGAGCCTatgccctgctgcaggagcaggtcGGGGGCACCCTGGACGCTGAGAGGGAGGTCAAg ACCcgtgagcagctccaggcagaaaTTCACCGCTCCCAGGCTCAGATAGAGGATCTGGAGAAGGCtctggctgagcagggacag gaCATGAAGTGGATTGAGGAGAAGCAGGCCCTGTACAGGAGAAACCAGGAGCTGGTAGAAAAG ATCAGGCAGATGGAGGCTGAGGAGGCTCGGCTCAAACACGACGTGCAGGACGCCAAGGACCAGAACGAGCTGCTGGAGTTCAggatcctggagctggag gagagggagaggcGCTCCCCAGCCATCACCTTCCTGCACGGCCCCTTCACGGAGGGCAGGAGCCCGCTGCAGGTGTACTGCGAGGCCGAAGGTGTCACA gacATCGTAGTGGCAGAGCTGATGAAGAAGTTGGACATTTTAGGGGATAACGCCGTAAGT AACCTGACCAACGAGGAGCAGGTGGTGATCATCCAGGCCAGGACCGTGCTGACCCTGGCTGAGAAG TGGCTCCAGCAGATCGAGGTGACCGAGTCAGCGCTGCAGCAGAAGATGCTGGACCTGGAGAACGAGAAG gagctgttcAGCAAGCAGAAGGGATACCTGGACGATGAGCTGGACTTCAGGAAGCAGTCGCTGGACCAGGCTCACAAG aagaggagaaggagaagctga